The genomic stretch CGCTTCCAAAGTCTTGGGCTTGAGGTTGAAATTCTGATTGTCCGAATCCGCTGCCATGACGCGAATGCTGCGTGTTTGCGTTTCATATCCAATGATGGAAACCACCAACTGGTGCGTGCCGGGCGGCACACGAATGATTTCAAAGGCGCCTTGTGCATCGGTGGCATCGCCCAAGGTGGTATTCGCAATGAAAACGCTGGCCGAAACAATCGGCGCGCCGTTCTCAATATCCTTGACAACGCCGTGAATAGTCGCCGGCGAAAGACTTTGGCCATATGCGGGCAGAGCGATAAGAACAAGCACCGCGCAAAAGGCGCCCGGATAACTTGGTTTCATTATTCTAGATTCTGAAGTCAGAACATGTCAAGATTGATAAATGCCGCACACCAAAAAGAATGAATCGCCTTTACATAAGATTTCAAGCTCTTCAATTGCTCTTGCGGCGTTGCGCCCACAGCCAGCTCCAGAATTCCGGTTCGGCATAGGCGCTATCCCACGAGTTATGGCCCACGCCGGGATATTCAGTGTATTTCACCTTGCCGCCCAGCGCTCGCAACGCGGCATTCATTTCGCGCGATTCGGTGACGCGAATCACAGGATCGGCCTCGCCATGAAAAATCCACACCGGCATTTTGCCGATTTTTTGGGCGATGGTTTCATACGGCTTGTCTTTGGGAATGAGATTCAGTGCGTAGCGTGGAAATAAACGGCTCGGCGGCGGAATGATGCCGCCGCACACCGGCGCGAGGGCGGCAAATTTTTGCGGGTGGCGTGAGGCGAGATACCACGCGCCATAACCGCCCATGGAAAGTCCGGTCAAATAAATGCGTTGCGTATCGCCGTTGAAATCTTTTATAGTTTTATCCAAAGCGGCGAGCGCCAACTCTTCCATTTTGCCAATCCAAACCGAGTCCTGCCGGCATTGCGGCAATACGACGATAGCAGGAAAAGACTCGATTTGTTTGCGAATCGCCGGGCCA from Cytophagia bacterium CHB2 encodes the following:
- a CDS encoding phospholipase, which translates into the protein MIMRPKPFFLLFIMIGLFYSISCAQEMKTGFLQREIKINGQTYCYQIFVPQHFTPAKKWPVILFLHGAGERGADCERQAQVGLGPAIRKQIESFPAIVVLPQCRQDSVWIGKMEELALAALDKTIKDFNGDTQRIYLTGLSMGGYGAWYLASRHPQKFAALAPVCGGIIPPPSRLFPRYALNLIPKDKPYETIAQKIGKMPVWIFHGEADPVIRVTESREMNAALRALGGKVKYTEYPGVGHNSWDSAYAEPEFWSWLWAQRRKSN